The following are from one region of the Aspergillus chevalieri M1 DNA, chromosome 1, nearly complete sequence genome:
- a CDS encoding dynactin subunit 2 (COG:Z;~EggNog:ENOG410PGGR;~InterPro:IPR028133;~PFAM:PF04912;~go_component: GO:0005869 - dynactin complex [Evidence IEA];~go_process: GO:0007017 - microtubule-based process [Evidence IEA]): protein MALNKKYAGLPDLDQAPDIYETPDLTDEASTVPTQTIRTASEADEDDTNSDIDRQGVNADEARAQFMGATVDARDVNFSDSIAAKRKSYKSKNRRRRIRDDGLEEVGDLSDSEDESLERKLARLRREVEELKDEMTARQEKVDIETKESSGEGQEKLDDGVQELSRALDNLYTLSRSAAGPHSAAATLSRKIATDAAPDTTPPRSPAPENKTDASTSASSGVLSHAAAFDGRLALVEAAMGISSSSNPFVADGNSEPSLQPVLPALDHLTSRLSTLTTLFIGPAPASAVPTMSSAPPSTTVSTPNLEALSTRVRKLTTDAEALASARKRALDAAKAAQTAKVAPASVEPSDMSVSSSSATEVDPVATQRDEQATKIQALYATLPTIQSLHPLLPSVLERLRSLRAIHAGSAQAAESLDELERRQGEMKKEIEQWREGLRVVEERMGQGEAAMKSNIELVEPWVRDLEKRLDKLKGSGV, encoded by the exons ATGGCGCTCAACAAGAAATATGCCGGCCTGCCAGACCTC GACCAAGCGCCCGACATCTACGAGACTCCCGACCTGACGGACGAAGCCTCCACTGTTCCG ACACAAACAATCCGCACTGCCTCTGAGGCGGACGAAGATGACACCAACTCCGATATTGACCGACAAGGCGTCAATGCAGACGAAGCACGCGCCCAATTCATGGGGGCTACGGTCGATGCCCGCGATGTGAATTTCTCCGATAGCATAGCAGCGAAGCGAAAGTCATACAAAAGCAAGAACCGCCGCCGACGGATACGGGATGACGGTCTGGAGGAAGTGGGGGATCTGAGTGACAGTGAAGACGAGAGTCTGGAAAGAAAGCTCGCGCGATTGCGGAGGGAGGTCGAGGAATTGAAGGACGAAATGACCGCTCGACAGGAGAAGGTTGATATCGAAACTAAGGAATCATCCGGGGAAGGACAGGAGAAGCTGGACGACGGCGTGCAGGAACTAAGTCGGGCGTTGGATAATCTCTACACTTTATCTCGCAGCGCGGCAGGACCGCACTCCGCGGCCGCGACCCTATCCCGGAAGATCGCGACAGATGCAGCCCCCGACACCACGCCGCCGCGTAGTCCAGCACCAGAGAACAAAACGGACGCCTCGACTTCAGCATCCTCCGGTGTCCTGTCCCACGCCGCCGCCTTCGACGGCCGCCTTGCTCTCGTCGAAGCAGCAATGGGCATCTCCAGCTCCTCGAACCCCTTCGTCGCAGACGGAAACTCCGAACCCTCCCTCCAACCCGTCCTCCCCGCTTTGGACCACCTCACCTCGCGCCTCTCCACCCTTACAACCCTCTTCATCGGGCCCGCACCTGCCTCCGCCGTCCCAACTATGAGCTCCGCCCCTCCCTCCACAACCGTCTCAACACCGAACCTGGAAGCCCTTTCCACACGGGTCCGTAAACTGACCACAGACGCCGAGGCACTGGCATCAGCGCGCAAGCGAGCCCTCGACGCCGCCAAAGCTGCCCAAACGGCAAAGGTCGCTCCCGCCTCCGTTGAACCATCAGATATGTCCGTCTCCTCGTCATCAGCAACAGAAGTTGACCCCGTCGCCACCCAGCGCGACGAACAGGCTACCAAGATTCAAGCCCTCTACGCTACCCTCCCCACTATCCAATCTCTGCATCCCCTCCTCCCGAGCGTGCTGGAGCGGCTTCGATCCCTCCGTGCTATCCATGCGGGATCTGCGCAGGCTGCGGAGTCGCTTGACGAGTTGGAACGCCGCCAAGGGGAGATGAAGAAGGAGATTGAGCAGTGGCGTGAGGGGCTTAGGGTTGTTGAGGAGAGAATGGGACAGGGTGAGGCTGCTATGAAGAGTAATATCGAGCTGGTTGAGCCTTGGGTGAGAGATTTGGAGAAGAGGTTGGATAAATTGAAGGGGAGCGGTGTGTGA